From Pseudodesulfovibrio nedwellii:
GGAAGTCAGGGATGTCACGAACAACCAGTGGCAGAAATTCCAGAGCCAATCGAGACCATTTGCCGGGGTCAGCCCGTGATATGCGTCCGGCAGCAGGGATGGAAAAATCTTTGTTTGTACGTGCTGCACCCGCGAAGAAATCCGTGTCCACCGGATTGTATAGAAAGGAGTAGCGGGACGAGTCAGCTGGTATACCGGTGGTTGTCGTAAATCGTTCCAGACAGAATCTCGAGACAAAAAGTGTCCGGTCAATAATGGCAGCGGATGGGCTTGGGTCATGCCTTCCGAATACGTTGGTTTCAACCACAACAGGTGTCTGTGCTCGCTTCATGGGCTTGAGCAATTCTGGTTCAGGCCAGCCTGCGCGGTGGACATGGACAATTTGAGGTTTGAAGCGATCAAGTACGCTGAGGAGGTCCGGGTTGATGTAAGTTTCGATTCCCAGAGCACGAATTTGTCTCCCCCGTTCTCCATCCTGCGGACAGTAGGCCGCCGCGGTGAAGTGAGAAGGGGTCAGATTGGCGACGAAAAGCTGCATGACTTTTTCGGTGCCGCCAAGGGTCAGAGACTTGGATACGTGAAGAACACGGACAGGGGATTCAACCATGGGCGAAAGGTGACACAAGGTCGTGACATTGTAAACATGTCCAAGACATGGTGGGATGCAAAAAAAAGGCCCTTTGAAGGGCCGTTTTTTTATCTGTTGGTGTTGGTATAGGCGTTGGCTGCCCTGAATTTTGCTGCAGTAGCGGCGGAACGCATTTTGAGAGGTTGCGGAGGCACAACGGGTTGCGGCTTGGCAACCGGTTGTTTTGGCGTCTCTCGTGGCGTAGCCGAGGCGGGCGGTGTTTGCACGGGCATGGTCGGCGGAGCGGATGGCATAGGTTGACCTGACGGAAGAGTTGATGTCTTCGCGTTTGTCGGAGCCTGCTTGCCTTCGTATCCGGGAATGATCTGGGCATAGGCGGAGCGCAATCCTTCGAGAATATTGATAACTTCATCAACCATCTTGTTGTCCAGACGGATGTTTGCCTTGATGAGATGAGAGGTACAGAATTGATACAGAGCACCAAGTCTCGGCGTGATATCGCCACCTTTTTCTTTGTTTAAACTTTCTGACAACTCATGGATGATCGCCATGGCTTTGGAAATATATATACCTTTTTTTGCGAAATCTTTTTTATCGATTTCTACCTTGGCGCGTTTCAGGAATTTGATTGCTGCCTCATAGAGCA
This genomic window contains:
- a CDS encoding glycosyltransferase family 4 protein, with translation MVESPVRVLHVSKSLTLGGTEKVMQLFVANLTPSHFTAAAYCPQDGERGRQIRALGIETYINPDLLSVLDRFKPQIVHVHRAGWPEPELLKPMKRAQTPVVVETNVFGRHDPSPSAAIIDRTLFVSRFCLERFTTTTGIPADSSRYSFLYNPVDTDFFAGAARTNKDFSIPAAGRISRADPGKWSRLALEFLPLVVRDIPDFRYHVIGTIPEAQEYVAANNLSRNVIFHDPVQTDAKIASFLNGVSVLAHANDTGESFGLVIAEAMACGLPVITHPSEGLKDNAQLELVDHMTTGLVAQNAEEYANALKYIFSHPDEARRMGLAGQKKAARLYRAQTVTRQLETVYQELLHRKGITA
- the fliS gene encoding flagellar export chaperone FliS; protein product: MANPAKAYLATQIETTTQGDLLLMLYEAAIKFLKRAKVEIDKKDFAKKGIYISKAMAIIHELSESLNKEKGGDITPRLGALYQFCTSHLIKANIRLDNKMVDEVINILEGLRSAYAQIIPGYEGKQAPTNAKTSTLPSGQPMPSAPPTMPVQTPPASATPRETPKQPVAKPQPVVPPQPLKMRSAATAAKFRAANAYTNTNR